A stretch of Labrus bergylta chromosome 19, fLabBer1.1, whole genome shotgun sequence DNA encodes these proteins:
- the LOC109995670 gene encoding DEP domain-containing mTOR-interacting protein-like produces the protein MGPQTAVAPSKEVKRGGQGGARLRSSSDGSMYSRRGVGLTNNNSSSSSPVLFNPKSVLKRPVSTEELQRPGGPYIKKTFTIVADAVGWGFVVRGNMPCHIQAVEPCGPAAAAGMKVCQFVVSVNGINVLHLDYRTVSHLILTGPKTVVMEVMEETEN, from the exons ATGGGACCTCAGACAGCAG TGGCTCCGTCTAAGGAGGTGAAGCGTGGAGGTCAGGGAGGGGCCCGTCTGAGGAGCAGCAGTGACGGCAGCATGTACAGCAGGCGAGGAGTCGGCCTAACAAACAACAACTCATCGTCATCCTCACCTGTGCTCTTCAACCCCAAATCAG TGTTGAAGAGACCAGTGAGCACCGAGGAGCTGCAGAGACCCGGAGGACCGTACATCAAGAAAACCTTTACA ATTGTGGCCGATGCAGTCGGTTGGGGGTTTGTGGTGCGAGGGAACATGCCGTGTCACATCCAGGCGGTGGAGCCCTGCGgcccagctgctgctgctgggatgaAG GTTTGCCAGTTTGTGGTTTCGGTCAACGGGATCAACGTTCTTCATCTGGACTACCGGACCGTTAGCCACCTGATCCTGACCGGACCGAAGACTgtggtgatggaggtgatggaggaaaCTGAAAACTGA